One Natranaerovirga hydrolytica genomic region harbors:
- a CDS encoding ion channel, whose translation MYKSQNSYFKIAFILFIFSVLFSLMLKAQFFYYISFLFFSMVLLSINKMSYYTSFLFNSILLITLPTLLFYYHYLLLNHSTTHTTIYIICLFFFLSILNFIILAYNIKPALEFKRRTFLYQYETLIRIVLLFIFYIILLYSVLSTFSVLYHYLSKLFNEGLEGSNAYTSKLDALYFSSTTFFTIGFGDITPLDYSETTKKLVMIQALFGHLITTVLWPIAIIIIFSNKHQLQELLLSKHSKQRTRLPRTKS comes from the coding sequence TTGTATAAAAGTCAAAATTCATATTTTAAAATTGCTTTCATACTTTTTATTTTTTCTGTTCTTTTTAGCTTGATGTTAAAAGCCCAATTTTTTTATTATATTTCATTTTTATTTTTTTCAATGGTATTATTATCTATCAATAAAATGTCTTATTATACCTCTTTCCTTTTTAATAGTATCCTACTGATTACTTTGCCAACTTTATTATTTTATTATCATTATTTACTATTGAATCATTCTACTACCCATACAACAATTTATATAATTTGTTTATTTTTCTTTCTTTCAATACTTAATTTCATTATATTGGCTTATAACATTAAACCTGCTTTAGAATTTAAAAGAAGAACTTTTTTATATCAATACGAAACCCTCATACGAATCGTCTTACTTTTTATTTTTTATATTATTTTGTTGTACTCTGTTCTTAGTACATTTAGTGTTTTATACCATTATCTTAGCAAACTATTCAACGAAGGCTTAGAAGGCAGTAATGCTTATACTTCTAAATTAGATGCTTTGTATTTTAGTTCAACCACTTTTTTCACCATTGGCTTTGGAGATATTACGCCTCTAGATTATTCTGAAACAACCAAAAAACTGGTAATGATACAAGCTCTATTTGGCCATCTTATCACCACTGTGCTATGGCCTATTGCTATTATCATTATCTTTAGCAACAAGCATCAATTACAAGAATTATTGTTATCAAAACACTCTAAGCAAAGAACAAGGCTGCCCCGTACAAAATCATAA
- a CDS encoding S-ribosylhomocysteine lyase, translating to MEKIASFTVNHIDLLRGIYVSRKDTVGQEVITTFDIRMKRPNLEPVMNTAEMHAIEHLAATFLRNHKDYKDKTIYFGPMGCRTGFYLILNGAYSSKEIVPLVKDLFTFITEYEGDIPGATARDCGNYFDMNLPMARYESKKFLDEVVHSITEKHLIYPK from the coding sequence ATGGAAAAAATTGCATCTTTTACCGTTAATCATATTGATTTGCTCAGAGGGATCTATGTATCACGAAAAGATACTGTAGGACAAGAAGTCATAACCACTTTTGATATTCGTATGAAAAGACCTAATCTAGAACCTGTCATGAATACAGCTGAAATGCATGCCATAGAGCATTTGGCGGCTACTTTTTTAAGGAACCATAAAGATTATAAAGATAAAACCATTTACTTTGGACCGATGGGCTGTCGAACTGGTTTTTATTTAATTTTAAATGGTGCGTACAGTTCAAAAGAGATTGTACCTCTTGTAAAAGATTTATTTACTTTTATAACAGAATACGAAGGCGATATTCCTGGAGCAACTGCAAGAGATTGTGGTAATTATTTTGATATGAATTTACCCATGGCAAGGTATGAATCTAAGAAATTTTTAGACGAAGTGGTTCATTCTATAACTGAAAAACATCTCATTTATCCAAAATAA
- a CDS encoding energy-coupling factor ABC transporter permease: MSHIHIPDGILPFYMWFGGYLVSFLILGILFKKLKTEETKKKIPYTGVAAALMLITMSVPLGIVPVHLSLATLSGILVGPGLGFIAVFVVNLILAFVGHGGITVVGLNTLVIGIELFIGVSLFRLFIKTLKPYISAGISTAVAILTSLVFMILIVGSVAGLTEALPHHHNEHNHVQEYHEDESDHHHSFLEEVEDVRYFMFTGFMALFMIVAAGIVLEAFITIAIIKFFLKIRPDIIQNNHKFSEL, encoded by the coding sequence ATGAGTCATATTCATATTCCTGACGGTATTTTACCGTTTTATATGTGGTTTGGAGGGTATTTGGTTTCATTTCTTATTCTTGGGATTTTATTTAAAAAGTTAAAAACAGAAGAAACAAAGAAAAAAATACCTTATACGGGAGTTGCAGCAGCTTTAATGTTGATTACCATGTCTGTGCCATTAGGAATCGTACCTGTGCATTTAAGCTTGGCAACCTTATCAGGTATTTTGGTAGGACCTGGATTAGGTTTTATTGCCGTATTTGTAGTGAATTTAATTTTAGCATTTGTAGGACATGGCGGGATTACAGTTGTAGGCCTAAACACATTGGTTATTGGTATTGAATTATTCATTGGTGTCAGTCTATTTAGACTGTTTATTAAGACATTGAAACCTTATATCAGTGCAGGTATTTCAACAGCTGTTGCTATTTTAACTTCATTGGTTTTTATGATTTTAATAGTAGGAAGTGTAGCTGGATTAACAGAAGCCTTGCCTCATCATCATAATGAGCATAATCATGTACAAGAATACCATGAAGATGAGTCTGATCATCATCATAGCTTCTTAGAAGAAGTAGAAGATGTACGGTATTTTATGTTTACAGGTTTTATGGCATTGTTTATGATTGTAGCTGCAGGAATAGTATTAGAGGCTTTCATTACTATTGCTATAATAAAATTTTTCTTGAAAATTAGACCGGATATTATTCAAAATAATCATAAATTCTCTGAACTTTAA
- a CDS encoding energy-coupling factor transporter transmembrane component T family protein, producing MHIADIDYISTHGRSFFHKARPISKVIFSVCLLTALIVSNELFFICGILAMMFVFTFMTKISLKLVCHLLLYPLFFSSIFAVIMMGQSINEVMVIIFRAISIAYVLIFLIMTTSYVELFGFFSIFMPALLIDVLIFTYRSFFILLESMTQLFKSIRLRGGYHPLKLITNLKNMASMIGILIIHSIDMSERMYHIYALRGYNGAIHLRDIKVFPLKSNDIVLMAIGILMITGKVIVWKL from the coding sequence ATGCATATAGCAGATATTGATTATATATCTACCCATGGACGGAGCTTTTTTCATAAAGCCCGTCCTATTTCTAAAGTTATTTTTTCCGTATGTTTATTAACGGCATTAATCGTTTCCAATGAATTGTTTTTTATTTGTGGTATACTGGCAATGATGTTTGTGTTTACATTTATGACAAAGATATCATTAAAATTAGTATGTCATTTATTGCTTTATCCATTATTCTTTAGTTCAATATTTGCTGTTATAATGATGGGACAATCTATCAATGAAGTGATGGTTATTATATTCAGAGCCATTTCAATAGCTTATGTGCTTATATTTTTAATTATGACAACTTCCTATGTGGAGTTATTTGGTTTCTTTTCAATATTTATGCCGGCGTTATTGATAGATGTGTTGATCTTTACTTATCGATCGTTTTTTATTTTATTAGAATCTATGACCCAGTTATTTAAATCCATCCGTTTAAGAGGGGGTTACCATCCCCTTAAGCTTATAACCAATTTGAAAAATATGGCGTCCATGATTGGTATTTTAATCATACATTCCATAGACATGAGCGAAAGAATGTATCATATTTATGCTTTAAGAGGATATAATGGTGCCATACATTTAAGAGATATAAAAGTATTTCCATTAAAAAGCAACGATATAGTGCTTATGGCTATTGGCATATTAATGATTACTGGAAAGGTGATAGTATGGAAGTTGTAA
- a CDS encoding energy-coupling factor ABC transporter ATP-binding protein, whose protein sequence is MEVVKVCCLKHIYPDKTEVSLCGLDFVVQKGQRVVVLGANGSGKTTLLSHVLGLLCPVEGQVEVVGKQPYKQFNEVRKHLGVVFQNVDEQIIGPTVYDDIAFTAKNDKMPKDEISERVNAIAKTLKIESLLEKIPHYLSGGQKKKVALAGAMVTDPDILILDEPFDSLDPRSKWEMVDYLNQLNQEKNTSLIITTHDINVVPKIADVVYVIDKGVFKTKGNPEEVFSQIEILKEANLEAPLLTDLFARLRNKGYDLNVPISVEDAEREILKVLQGQ, encoded by the coding sequence ATGGAAGTTGTAAAAGTTTGTTGTTTAAAACATATATATCCAGATAAAACAGAAGTGAGTTTATGTGGCTTAGATTTTGTGGTGCAGAAAGGACAAAGAGTGGTGGTTCTAGGAGCCAATGGTTCTGGAAAAACCACGCTTTTATCCCACGTTTTAGGGCTTTTATGTCCAGTAGAAGGACAAGTGGAGGTAGTGGGTAAACAACCCTATAAACAGTTTAATGAAGTTAGAAAACATTTAGGTGTGGTTTTTCAAAATGTAGATGAACAAATCATTGGACCAACGGTTTACGATGATATTGCTTTTACAGCCAAAAATGATAAAATGCCAAAAGATGAAATCTCAGAAAGAGTCAATGCAATTGCAAAAACCTTGAAAATTGAATCGTTACTAGAAAAAATACCCCATTATTTAAGTGGTGGTCAAAAAAAGAAGGTTGCTTTAGCAGGTGCTATGGTAACAGATCCTGATATTTTAATATTAGATGAACCTTTTGATTCCTTGGATCCTCGGTCTAAATGGGAGATGGTAGATTACTTAAATCAACTGAATCAAGAAAAAAACACATCGTTAATTATTACAACACACGATATTAATGTGGTGCCTAAAATTGCTGATGTGGTATATGTAATTGATAAAGGTGTTTTCAAAACAAAAGGAAATCCAGAAGAAGTTTTTAGTCAAATAGAGATTCTAAAAGAAGCAAATTTAGAAGCCCCTTTATTAACAGATCTTTTTGCGCGATTAAGAAACAAAGGCTATGATTTAAATGTGCCTATTTCTGTAGAAGACGCAGAAAGAGAAATACTTAAAGTGTTACAAGGACAATAG
- a CDS encoding L-lactate dehydrogenase, producing MIQSRKIVIIGAGHVGSHCGYSLLTQGDVNEIVYIDIDRDKAEAQAGDIADAGCFMPHPISVRVGDYKDCRDADIVVLAAGVPRKEGQTRLDTMGDSIKVMKEIVDPLKGSGFEGILICISNPADIIAYYMMKHTGWPKNRVLSTGTSLDTARLKRVLKEAIGVDPRSIQCFSMGEHGDSSMIPFSHITIGGKPLRELMLENPQTYGTLDLDCILERTRRIGMDIVIGKGSTEFGIGTVLADMVKAILHNEHRIMPVSTLLEGEYGQEDICVGVPAIISKKGVEKIMELNLNQSEKQLFEQSCDIIRKHMALAQQL from the coding sequence ATGATTCAATCAAGAAAAATTGTTATCATTGGAGCAGGTCATGTAGGCTCTCATTGTGGATACAGTTTATTGACACAAGGAGATGTTAATGAAATTGTTTACATTGATATCGATCGGGATAAAGCAGAAGCACAAGCAGGGGATATTGCAGACGCAGGATGTTTTATGCCTCATCCTATTAGCGTAAGAGTCGGTGATTATAAAGACTGTAGAGATGCAGATATTGTTGTTTTAGCAGCAGGTGTTCCAAGAAAAGAGGGACAGACAAGATTAGATACAATGGGTGATTCAATAAAAGTGATGAAAGAAATAGTTGATCCGTTAAAGGGTTCAGGTTTTGAAGGGATTTTAATATGTATTTCTAATCCAGCAGATATCATTGCCTATTATATGATGAAGCATACAGGATGGCCTAAAAACAGAGTATTGAGTACGGGGACTTCATTAGATACTGCTCGTTTAAAACGTGTTTTGAAAGAGGCAATAGGTGTTGATCCTAGAAGTATTCAATGTTTTTCTATGGGAGAACATGGTGATTCTAGTATGATTCCATTTTCTCATATTACAATTGGTGGCAAACCGTTACGAGAATTAATGCTTGAAAATCCTCAAACCTATGGAACATTGGATTTGGATTGTATTCTAGAACGTACACGTAGGATTGGAATGGACATTGTGATAGGTAAAGGTTCTACAGAATTTGGTATTGGTACAGTCCTTGCAGATATGGTAAAAGCCATTCTTCATAATGAACATAGAATCATGCCAGTATCCACTTTGTTAGAAGGAGAATATGGACAAGAAGATATATGTGTGGGTGTGCCTGCAATCATCAGTAAAAAGGGTGTAGAAAAAATCATGGAATTAAATCTGAATCAGTCAGAAAAACAGTTATTTGAACAATCCTGTGATATTATTCGTAAGCATATGGCTTTAGCCCAACAACTTTAA
- a CDS encoding ABC transporter ATP-binding protein, giving the protein MLDIKNVSKTFFPGTPNEKKALKSLNLHLDKDDFVTIIGSNGAGKSTLFNVIGGAFYVDKGAILLDKKNITGLPDYKRAYNIGRLMQDPMKGTAPSMTIEENLALAYSRQSTKGFFALNKKDTSFYRSLLASLDLGLENRMKTKVGHLSGGQRQAVTLLMCTISSPKLLLLDEHTAALDPATAKKILKITTDIVSKSQITTMMITHDINAALSLGNRTIMMDDGEVILDIKGEERKNMTVEKLLTYYSKERNKQLANDRMLLS; this is encoded by the coding sequence ATGTTAGATATAAAAAACGTTAGCAAAACTTTTTTTCCAGGTACACCCAATGAAAAGAAAGCATTAAAATCTTTAAACCTTCATTTAGATAAAGACGATTTTGTCACGATTATTGGTTCTAATGGGGCTGGAAAATCCACCTTATTTAATGTAATTGGTGGCGCTTTCTATGTAGATAAAGGGGCTATATTGTTAGACAAAAAAAACATTACTGGCCTTCCAGACTATAAGCGTGCCTATAATATAGGAAGGTTAATGCAAGACCCGATGAAAGGCACAGCCCCTTCTATGACAATAGAGGAAAATCTGGCACTAGCCTACTCACGCCAATCAACAAAAGGGTTCTTTGCTCTAAACAAAAAAGATACATCTTTCTATAGAAGTTTATTGGCATCACTGGATTTAGGATTGGAAAACCGTATGAAAACAAAAGTTGGACATTTATCTGGTGGACAAAGACAAGCTGTTACATTACTTATGTGCACGATATCTTCACCTAAACTTTTATTGTTAGACGAACATACGGCTGCTCTTGACCCAGCCACTGCTAAAAAAATATTAAAAATTACTACGGATATTGTTTCAAAAAGCCAAATAACGACTATGATGATTACTCACGATATAAATGCTGCACTATCTCTTGGTAATCGAACCATTATGATGGATGATGGAGAAGTTATTTTAGATATAAAAGGCGAAGAACGCAAGAATATGACTGTAGAAAAGTTGTTAACTTATTATTCCAAAGAAAGAAATAAACAGTTAGCTAATGATAGAATGTTGTTATCCTAA
- a CDS encoding ABC transporter permease, which produces MSLFFGSIELGLLYAIMAVGIYITFRILNLPDLTVDGSFSLGMAISAVITVAGHPYLGLIVAMIFGAIAGCTTGLLQTKLNIHPILSGILVMTGLYTVNLAIMGGRSNLSVVGSETVFTKIRSSILNANGFGDTFLAIFICILVITILALVFKTKFGLAIRATGDNEEMVRSSSINADFSKCMGLALGNAFVALSGALISQFQMFSDVSSGTGMVVIGLASVIIGETLIGRRSVTIGLISSAVGSIIYRIIIAYALRIDLFPSYALRLISAVIVAIALSVPNVSKALKEHKMRREASNYLD; this is translated from the coding sequence ATGTCATTATTTTTTGGATCCATTGAACTCGGACTATTATATGCTATTATGGCAGTAGGCATTTATATCACTTTTCGCATTCTGAATTTACCCGACTTAACAGTTGATGGTAGTTTTTCACTGGGTATGGCCATTAGTGCCGTAATAACTGTAGCTGGTCATCCTTATCTTGGTTTAATTGTTGCCATGATTTTTGGTGCTATAGCAGGATGTACCACTGGGCTTTTACAAACCAAACTCAATATACATCCTATTCTTTCTGGAATTCTTGTGATGACTGGTCTATACACCGTTAATCTCGCAATAATGGGTGGTCGCTCTAATTTATCCGTTGTTGGTAGCGAAACAGTTTTTACAAAAATTCGTTCTTCTATTTTAAACGCTAATGGGTTTGGAGACACTTTTCTAGCTATATTTATTTGTATACTGGTTATAACGATTCTTGCCCTTGTTTTTAAAACAAAATTTGGACTTGCAATTAGAGCAACCGGTGATAATGAAGAAATGGTTCGATCTTCTTCTATAAATGCAGATTTTTCAAAATGTATGGGGTTAGCTCTTGGTAACGCTTTTGTGGCTTTATCAGGTGCTTTAATCAGTCAATTCCAGATGTTTTCTGATGTAAGCTCTGGAACAGGTATGGTTGTTATTGGACTAGCCTCTGTTATTATTGGAGAAACATTAATCGGAAGACGATCCGTTACAATTGGATTGATTTCTTCAGCTGTAGGGTCTATAATCTATCGGATTATTATTGCTTATGCTTTACGCATTGATTTATTCCCTTCTTATGCTTTAAGATTAATTTCTGCTGTCATTGTAGCTATTGCCCTTTCTGTACCCAATGTAAGCAAAGCCCTAAAAGAGCATAAAATGAGAAGGGAGGCATCAAACTATTTGGATTAA
- a CDS encoding ABC transporter substrate-binding protein, with protein sequence MKKTLLILCTLIILGGTLIGCTPNDNSSKPNSVTDNAPYTIGIIQPMDHPSLNLIRETIVEELDALGLSDEIQIVFQNANGDASLLPSIMQNLLNSDVDILVPIATSTAQAAQASTNDVPIVFSAVSTPIEAGLVTSFEETTGNITGVSNSIPIEDIFKLAQELTPEVEVFGFVYNSSEVNSSAGIKRAKAYCDENGIDYREVTITGTADLHQAASSLVGSVDAFFTPNDNTIASAMPTYLQIAMDANLPTYVGADSMVADGGLATVGIDYTILGKQTAAMVARIINGESIADNPVESIAEYAKMININTAESLDLDISESLLDEFVIIGE encoded by the coding sequence ATGAAAAAAACACTACTTATTTTATGTACATTGATTATCCTAGGAGGCACTTTAATCGGTTGCACCCCTAATGATAATTCTTCCAAACCAAATTCTGTAACGGATAATGCCCCTTATACCATTGGTATTATCCAACCGATGGATCACCCTTCCCTCAATTTAATTCGTGAAACAATTGTTGAAGAATTAGATGCTCTTGGATTAAGCGATGAAATACAAATTGTTTTTCAAAATGCTAATGGAGATGCTAGTTTATTGCCTTCTATCATGCAAAATCTGTTAAACAGTGATGTGGACATCTTGGTTCCTATTGCAACCAGCACTGCTCAAGCCGCTCAAGCTTCAACCAACGATGTGCCAATTGTTTTTTCCGCTGTTAGTACACCAATAGAGGCTGGTCTTGTTACTTCATTTGAAGAAACAACAGGTAATATTACAGGCGTATCCAACTCTATACCCATAGAAGATATTTTTAAATTAGCACAGGAGTTAACCCCTGAGGTAGAAGTATTTGGATTTGTTTATAACAGTAGTGAAGTCAATTCCTCAGCTGGTATAAAAAGAGCTAAAGCTTATTGTGATGAAAATGGTATAGACTATAGAGAAGTAACCATTACTGGAACTGCTGATTTACATCAAGCGGCTTCTTCTTTAGTAGGCAGTGTAGATGCTTTCTTTACGCCAAATGATAATACCATTGCATCTGCTATGCCTACGTACCTTCAGATTGCAATGGATGCAAATCTTCCAACTTATGTAGGTGCTGATTCTATGGTAGCAGATGGTGGTTTAGCAACAGTTGGTATCGATTATACAATTTTAGGAAAACAAACTGCAGCTATGGTTGCACGTATTATAAATGGAGAATCTATTGCTGATAATCCTGTTGAAAGCATTGCTGAATACGCAAAAATGATTAACATCAATACAGCTGAATCATTAGACCTTGATATTTCAGAATCATTATTAGATGAATTTGTTATTATAGGAGAATAA
- a CDS encoding 2-oxoacid:ferredoxin oxidoreductase subunit beta, which yields MTDVKKFDRDVEIAWCPGCGDFSILNALKTALSELDLEPHQVTVVSGIGQAAKMPQYIRTNGFNGLHGRALPPALAIKTVNKDMNVIVNSGDGDSYGEGGNHLLHNIRRNVNIAHFVHDNQIYGLTKGQASPTTDENHKTAIQPEGVIVQKFNPIAFAIANGAGFVARSFSGDIKHLTETMKAAIQYNGYAIVDILQPCVSFNKINTFKWYKDRVYALDHTYDPSNKSEALIKADEWGDDIPIGIIYKRQEQPSFTDLIPQLNDAPLIDRKRHPIDAEKFMNDFK from the coding sequence ATGACTGATGTAAAAAAGTTTGATAGAGATGTTGAAATTGCTTGGTGCCCTGGGTGTGGTGATTTTAGTATATTAAACGCATTAAAAACTGCTTTATCTGAATTAGACTTAGAGCCACATCAAGTTACAGTAGTCTCTGGTATTGGGCAAGCCGCAAAAATGCCTCAATATATTCGTACAAATGGTTTTAATGGATTACACGGTAGAGCATTGCCTCCTGCCCTAGCAATCAAAACGGTCAATAAAGATATGAATGTTATTGTAAATAGCGGAGATGGTGACTCCTACGGTGAAGGGGGTAACCATTTGCTTCATAATATTCGTAGAAACGTTAACATTGCTCATTTTGTACATGATAATCAAATATATGGTTTAACCAAAGGACAAGCTTCTCCTACGACAGATGAAAATCATAAAACAGCTATACAACCAGAAGGCGTTATCGTTCAAAAATTCAATCCAATAGCCTTTGCTATTGCTAATGGAGCTGGTTTTGTAGCTAGAAGTTTTTCAGGAGATATTAAGCACCTGACAGAAACCATGAAAGCTGCTATTCAATACAACGGATATGCCATTGTGGATATTTTACAACCTTGTGTCTCTTTTAATAAAATAAATACTTTTAAATGGTATAAAGATCGTGTATATGCCTTAGATCATACTTATGATCCTTCAAACAAAAGTGAAGCCTTAATTAAAGCAGATGAATGGGGCGATGACATTCCAATCGGTATAATTTATAAACGTCAAGAACAGCCAAGTTTTACAGATCTCATTCCTCAACTTAATGACGCTCCTTTAATTGATCGTAAACGTCATCCTATAGATGCAGAAAAGTTTATGAATGATTTTAAGTAA
- a CDS encoding 2-oxoacid:acceptor oxidoreductase subunit alpha produces the protein MNYNILIGGAAGQGINTLSSLLEKILHRKGYYLFSNMDYMSRVRGGHNFVQIRFGDEPITSHHSALDLVIALDQETLDLHQSRLKDTGVIFIDRSLNESKTSDNKQLKTYDFKSVAKELENNRVEGSVTVGAVLKHFGLDLDYVKESCDSIFKKVSIAQLNYTAIEKGMDLAESLLTLNPMPNNQDKILINGNQALALGALAGGLDYYVAYPMSPSTGIMTYLSSKQSEAGIVVEQAEDEIAAINMAIGGAYAGARSMTGTSGGGFSLMVESLGLSGIMEIPLVVVDVQRPGPATGLPTRTEQSDLSFVLTASHGEISRMILSVKSAEDAFYATVRALNIADKYQIPVIILSDQFLADTSQTIDAFNFDNITINRHISKKEDITEGTYKRYEMTENGISPRIIPGKIEGQVILSDSDEHDEYGNITESADVRIKQMNKRMQRLEMLKSVVEEPEHFGSEQPNLLLMGWGSMYGPLQEAVKMLQDDGYKVASLVFGDLYPLPTKLLEKYHDKANTLVNVEQNFTGQLGKLIRQETGIHCQKSILKYDGRQLSGEEIYNRVIKEVL, from the coding sequence ATGAATTACAATATTTTAATTGGAGGAGCTGCTGGACAAGGAATTAATACGTTAAGCAGTTTATTAGAAAAAATTCTTCATCGCAAAGGGTATTATTTATTTTCCAATATGGATTATATGTCTCGAGTGCGAGGTGGACATAACTTCGTACAAATTCGTTTTGGTGATGAACCTATAACCTCTCACCACTCTGCTTTAGACCTAGTAATCGCTTTGGATCAGGAAACCTTAGACTTACATCAATCTAGACTAAAGGATACAGGTGTTATCTTTATAGACCGTTCATTAAACGAATCAAAAACATCTGATAACAAACAACTGAAAACCTATGATTTTAAATCTGTTGCAAAGGAATTAGAAAACAATCGCGTAGAAGGTTCTGTAACAGTCGGTGCTGTATTAAAACATTTTGGACTGGATTTAGATTATGTTAAAGAAAGTTGCGATTCTATTTTTAAAAAAGTTTCTATTGCCCAGCTAAATTATACAGCCATTGAAAAAGGTATGGATTTGGCAGAATCTTTACTAACTTTAAATCCTATGCCAAACAATCAAGATAAGATTCTTATAAACGGTAACCAAGCTCTAGCCTTAGGTGCTTTGGCTGGAGGATTAGATTATTATGTCGCTTATCCCATGTCACCTTCTACTGGAATAATGACCTATCTATCGTCTAAGCAATCTGAAGCAGGCATTGTTGTTGAACAAGCTGAAGATGAAATCGCTGCTATTAATATGGCAATTGGTGGGGCTTACGCTGGTGCTCGATCAATGACTGGTACTTCTGGTGGTGGTTTTTCTTTAATGGTAGAATCTTTAGGGTTATCTGGCATAATGGAAATACCTTTAGTGGTTGTAGATGTACAGCGTCCAGGTCCAGCTACAGGTTTACCTACAAGAACGGAACAAAGTGATTTAAGTTTCGTATTAACCGCTTCTCATGGTGAAATTTCTCGAATGATTCTTTCTGTTAAAAGTGCTGAAGATGCTTTTTACGCTACAGTGAGAGCTCTTAATATAGCCGATAAGTATCAAATACCTGTTATTATATTAAGTGATCAATTCCTGGCAGATACAAGCCAAACCATTGATGCCTTTAATTTTGATAATATAACCATTAATCGTCATATTAGCAAAAAAGAGGATATAACTGAAGGAACTTACAAACGCTATGAAATGACAGAAAATGGTATTTCACCTCGTATAATACCTGGAAAAATAGAAGGACAAGTTATACTTTCAGATAGTGATGAGCATGATGAATATGGTAATATTACTGAATCTGCTGACGTTCGAATCAAACAGATGAATAAACGCATGCAACGACTGGAAATGCTAAAATCTGTTGTTGAAGAACCTGAACATTTTGGAAGCGAACAACCTAACTTATTGCTTATGGGTTGGGGTTCTATGTATGGTCCACTGCAAGAAGCTGTAAAAATGTTACAAGATGATGGTTATAAGGTGGCTTCTTTAGTTTTTGGTGATCTCTATCCCTTACCAACCAAACTTTTAGAAAAGTATCATGACAAAGCAAATACTCTTGTTAATGTGGAACAAAACTTTACTGGTCAATTAGGCAAATTAATACGTCAAGAAACAGGAATACATTGTCAAAAAAGTATTTTAAAATATGACGGTCGACAATTAAGTGGTGAAGAAATTTATAATCGTGTGATTAAGGAGGTTTTATAA